One genomic segment of Bacteroides caccae includes these proteins:
- a CDS encoding carbon starvation CstA family protein: MITFTLCLLALIVGYFTYGRLMERVFGPDDRKTPALTKADGVDYIPLPTWKIFMIQFLNIAGLGPIFGAIMGAKFGSSSYLWIVLGSIFAGAVHDYFAGMLSLRHEGESLPEIIGRYLGLTTKQIMRGFTVILMILVGSVFVAGPAGLLAKLTPESLDATFWIIVVFAYYILATLLPVDKIIGKIYPLFAIALLFMAVGILVMLYVNHPALPELWDGLQNTNPEASELPIFPIMFVSIACGAISGFHATQSPLMARCMTSERHGRPVFYGAMITEGIVALIWAAAATYFFHENGMEESNASVIVDAITKEWLGTIGGVLAILGVIAAPITSGDTAFRSARLIVADFLGLEQKSMRRRLYICIPMFVAAIGLLLYSLRDANGFNMIWRYFAWANQTLAVFTLWAITVYLAVSKKPYVITLIPALFMTSVCSTYICIAPEGLGLSHAISYYIGVGCVVVAIVWFFVWLSKQKTRKLSE; this comes from the coding sequence ATGATAACATTTACTCTATGCCTACTGGCGTTGATAGTAGGCTATTTTACGTATGGACGTTTGATGGAACGCGTCTTTGGTCCCGACGACCGTAAAACACCGGCTCTGACCAAGGCTGATGGAGTAGACTATATTCCATTGCCGACCTGGAAGATTTTTATGATTCAGTTCCTTAATATTGCCGGACTAGGTCCGATATTCGGTGCAATAATGGGAGCGAAATTCGGTAGTTCTTCTTATTTATGGATTGTGTTGGGAAGTATTTTTGCCGGGGCGGTGCACGATTATTTTGCCGGAATGCTTTCCTTGCGTCATGAGGGCGAGAGTTTGCCGGAAATTATCGGACGCTATTTGGGACTTACGACGAAACAGATAATGAGAGGTTTCACCGTTATCCTGATGATTTTGGTCGGTTCGGTTTTTGTGGCCGGTCCTGCGGGATTGCTGGCGAAGCTGACGCCGGAAAGTCTGGATGCTACGTTCTGGATTATCGTTGTGTTTGCGTATTATATTTTGGCTACATTGTTGCCTGTAGATAAGATTATAGGTAAGATATATCCGTTGTTTGCAATTGCCTTGTTGTTTATGGCTGTGGGGATTCTCGTCATGCTTTATGTGAATCATCCCGCTTTGCCGGAACTGTGGGACGGACTGCAAAATACGAACCCGGAGGCGAGTGAACTTCCTATCTTTCCGATAATGTTTGTGAGTATTGCCTGTGGTGCAATTTCCGGTTTCCATGCTACACAAAGTCCTTTAATGGCTCGTTGCATGACTTCGGAGCGTCATGGGCGTCCGGTGTTCTACGGTGCAATGATAACCGAAGGCATCGTTGCACTGATTTGGGCTGCCGCCGCTACTTACTTTTTCCATGAGAATGGGATGGAAGAAAGTAATGCTTCTGTCATAGTTGATGCAATCACAAAAGAGTGGCTGGGAACAATCGGGGGTGTGCTTGCTATCTTGGGAGTGATTGCTGCTCCGATTACTTCGGGCGATACGGCTTTCCGTTCTGCCCGTCTGATTGTGGCGGATTTCCTGGGCTTGGAACAAAAGAGTATGCGTCGTCGTTTATACATCTGTATTCCGATGTTCGTGGCGGCTATCGGTTTACTTCTGTATAGCCTGCGTGATGCGAACGGATTTAATATGATCTGGCGTTATTTTGCCTGGGCCAACCAGACATTGGCTGTGTTTACCCTCTGGGCAATAACGGTTTATCTGGCGGTATCCAAGAAACCGTATGTCATTACTTTGATACCTGCCTTGTTTATGACAAGTGTGTGTTCTACTTATATATGTATTGCTCCTGAAGGTTTGGGACTGTCGCACGCAATCTCTTATTACATCGGTGTAGGATGTGTGGTGGTTGCTATTGTGTGGTTCTTTGTCTGGCTGAGCAAGCAGAAAACAAGAAAATTATCAGAATGA
- a CDS encoding glycoside hydrolase family 10 protein: MRLSILILSLLFPFLSVAAQPKHEVRAAWLTALYGLDWPRTRAVSPQSIRKQKEELVDILDKLEAANFNTVLFQTRTRGDVLYPSSIEPFNSILTGKSGGNPGYDPLAFAIEECHKRGMECHAWMVTIPLGNRKHVASLGNRSVTKRMKDICVPYKNEYFLNPGHPGTKEYLMKLVREVVSRYDIDGVHFDYLRYPENAPLFPDKYDFRRYGKGRTLDQWRRDNISEIVRYIYKGVKAMKPWVKLSASPVGKYRDTSRYPSRGWNAFFTVYQDPQGWLGEGIMDQIYPMMYFQGNSFYPFALDWQEQSNGRQVIPGLGIYFLHPDEGKWTRDEIDRQINFIRNHKMAGEGHYRVKYLMENTQGIYDELIENFYAYPALQPPMPWLDNVPPTAPSELKVRTIDSGYTELKWQAATDNDPRNNPMYIIYASNEYPVDTSRPENIVAQNIRETSYIYAPILPWNAKKHFAVTAVDRYGNESTAAQK; this comes from the coding sequence ATGCGCCTATCTATTCTCATTCTTTCACTTTTGTTTCCTTTCCTCTCCGTGGCAGCGCAGCCCAAACATGAAGTCCGCGCCGCATGGCTCACAGCGTTGTATGGTCTCGACTGGCCCCGCACACGTGCTGTCAGTCCTCAAAGTATCCGCAAGCAAAAGGAAGAATTGGTGGATATCCTCGATAAACTGGAGGCTGCCAATTTCAATACTGTCCTGTTTCAGACACGCACACGCGGGGATGTGTTATATCCTTCGTCTATCGAACCTTTCAATTCTATCCTGACAGGGAAATCCGGCGGAAATCCCGGTTATGATCCGCTCGCTTTTGCCATTGAAGAATGCCACAAGCGGGGTATGGAATGCCACGCCTGGATGGTAACCATTCCGTTGGGAAACAGGAAACACGTTGCCTCGCTCGGCAACCGGTCCGTCACCAAGCGGATGAAAGATATTTGCGTACCTTACAAGAACGAATATTTCCTTAATCCTGGACATCCGGGAACTAAAGAATATTTGATGAAACTGGTACGGGAAGTCGTGAGCCGTTATGATATAGACGGGGTACATTTCGATTATCTGCGTTATCCGGAGAATGCCCCTCTCTTTCCCGACAAATATGATTTCCGCCGATACGGGAAAGGGCGTACACTGGACCAATGGCGGCGGGATAATATTTCTGAAATTGTACGTTATATATATAAAGGTGTAAAAGCAATGAAGCCTTGGGTGAAGCTCAGCGCCAGTCCGGTTGGGAAATACCGGGACACTTCGCGTTATCCTTCCCGTGGGTGGAACGCTTTCTTCACTGTTTATCAAGACCCGCAAGGCTGGCTTGGCGAAGGTATTATGGACCAGATATATCCAATGATGTATTTTCAGGGAAACAGTTTCTATCCTTTTGCCCTTGACTGGCAGGAGCAAAGCAACGGACGACAAGTTATTCCGGGGCTCGGCATCTATTTCCTTCATCCCGACGAAGGTAAATGGACACGGGACGAGATAGACCGTCAAATAAACTTCATCCGGAATCATAAAATGGCGGGTGAAGGCCACTACCGGGTAAAATATCTCATGGAGAACACTCAAGGCATCTATGATGAACTAATCGAGAACTTCTACGCATACCCGGCTTTACAGCCACCGATGCCCTGGTTGGACAATGTTCCGCCCACAGCTCCGTCCGAACTGAAAGTAAGGACTATCGACAGTGGATATACGGAATTGAAATGGCAGGCCGCTACCGACAATGATCCACGTAATAATCCGATGTACATTATTTATGCATCGAATGAATATCCGGTAGACACCAGTCGGCCGGAAAATATCGTTGCACAGAATATCAGAGAGACAAGTTATATCTACGCCCCTATCCTGCCTTGGAATGCCAAAAAACATTTTGCCGTTACAGCCGTAGACCGTTACGGGAATGAAAGTACAGCAGCACAAAAATAA
- a CDS encoding PDZ domain-containing protein, producing MKTQRIKTLLLFLSMIPFIGIYAQSIYYVSPHASSGGDGSQSAPFHSIHEAVEKARKDQNSTTIYLREGKYVLDKPLMLTSDDGNDSKELIIKNYPGEKTVLSSGIVLDLKWEKYKNGIMRAVVKGSPVMDMLFVNGELKSMARYPNYDEKAVRFNGTSALATAPERVKKWKCPEGGYLHAMHKHDWGDFHYRITGKNEKGELQLEGGWQNNRPMGIHNENRMVENIFEELDAPGEWYYDKKEGWLYYYPLPDEKINELTFETPQLKNLIEFAGTSSEPVKNITIQGIELTQTIRTFMEQYEPLLRSDWTIYRGGTVVFRGTEKCALRDCYIHNVGGNGVFFDKYNRYSAVTGSYLTSIGASAICFVGDVAGVRSPSFRYGKFVPLDKMDYTKGPQNDNHPAYCEVSDNLICTIGLFEKQITGVELSMCRNITVSHNSIYNTPRAGINISEGTWGGHIIEYNDIFNTVKETGDHGTINSWGRDRFWHPNYNVMTQITNEKPALILADVVEPIIIRHNRLRCDRGWDIDLDDGSSNYQIYNNLCLNGGIKLREGFYRTVENNIIVNNTLHPHLWFKNSGDVFSRNIVMTKYKPISVRGWGREVDYNIFADSLAYLAARQLGGDAHSIVTTVKFMDAAKGNFNVADDSEVVTKGGFRNFPMNNFGVLSSRLKRLAASPVMPVPLVAGHATDTKTMFWKGVTFKNLDTLEERSATGMDTERGVYVVSVDVLGSNQVRDFIASNDVILSVNGKPVNNLDDMEEALKHVDTSKKAELVIFRNQKEHKVVIPL from the coding sequence ATGAAAACACAAAGAATAAAAACACTTCTTCTTTTTCTGTCAATGATACCATTTATAGGTATTTATGCTCAATCAATATACTACGTTTCTCCTCACGCATCATCGGGGGGAGATGGTAGTCAGTCGGCTCCTTTTCATTCAATTCACGAAGCTGTCGAAAAAGCCCGAAAGGATCAAAATAGCACTACAATTTACTTGCGGGAGGGGAAATATGTTTTAGATAAGCCCTTGATGCTGACTTCTGATGATGGAAATGATTCGAAAGAATTGATAATAAAGAATTATCCCGGAGAGAAAACCGTACTGTCGAGTGGGATTGTACTGGACTTGAAATGGGAGAAATATAAAAACGGTATCATGCGGGCTGTAGTGAAAGGAAGTCCGGTTATGGATATGCTTTTCGTAAATGGAGAATTGAAATCTATGGCACGTTACCCTAATTATGATGAAAAAGCTGTTCGTTTTAATGGCACATCTGCTTTGGCAACAGCCCCGGAACGAGTAAAAAAATGGAAATGCCCGGAAGGGGGATACCTTCATGCCATGCATAAACATGATTGGGGTGATTTTCATTATCGTATTACAGGCAAAAATGAAAAGGGAGAGTTACAGCTGGAAGGTGGTTGGCAGAATAACCGTCCTATGGGAATCCATAATGAAAACAGGATGGTGGAGAATATCTTTGAAGAATTGGATGCTCCGGGAGAATGGTACTATGATAAAAAAGAAGGCTGGTTGTATTATTATCCTTTACCTGATGAAAAAATAAACGAACTGACGTTTGAGACCCCGCAACTTAAAAACTTGATTGAGTTTGCGGGAACTTCATCCGAGCCGGTGAAGAACATAACGATTCAAGGAATTGAGCTGACACAAACGATACGGACCTTTATGGAACAGTATGAGCCTCTGCTCCGCTCGGACTGGACAATATATCGGGGAGGAACCGTTGTTTTCAGGGGAACGGAAAAATGTGCTCTGCGTGATTGTTATATCCATAACGTAGGAGGGAATGGTGTCTTTTTTGATAAATATAATCGCTATTCGGCAGTGACCGGTTCTTATCTGACTTCTATCGGAGCCAGTGCCATTTGCTTCGTCGGGGATGTGGCGGGAGTACGTTCGCCGAGTTTTAGGTATGGGAAATTTGTTCCTTTGGATAAAATGGATTATACGAAAGGGCCTCAGAATGACAATCATCCTGCTTATTGCGAGGTCTCTGATAACTTGATATGTACAATCGGTTTGTTTGAAAAGCAGATTACCGGAGTGGAGCTTTCCATGTGTCGCAACATAACGGTAAGTCATAACAGTATTTACAATACTCCCCGTGCCGGAATTAATATCAGCGAAGGCACATGGGGAGGACATATTATCGAATACAATGACATTTTTAATACCGTGAAGGAAACAGGTGACCATGGAACTATCAACTCCTGGGGGCGTGACCGTTTCTGGCATCCGAATTATAATGTAATGACGCAAATAACGAATGAAAAGCCTGCGTTGATTTTGGCAGACGTGGTCGAACCTATCATTATCCGCCATAATCGTTTGCGTTGTGATAGAGGATGGGATATAGACTTGGACGATGGTTCCAGTAATTACCAGATTTACAATAATCTTTGTTTGAATGGCGGTATTAAATTGCGTGAAGGGTTTTATCGGACTGTTGAGAATAATATTATCGTCAATAATACGCTTCACCCGCATTTGTGGTTTAAAAATAGCGGAGATGTCTTTTCACGTAACATTGTAATGACCAAATATAAACCTATAAGTGTGCGTGGTTGGGGCAGAGAGGTAGATTATAACATATTTGCAGACAGTTTGGCGTATCTTGCAGCTCGCCAACTTGGTGGGGATGCTCATTCTATAGTAACCACAGTCAAGTTTATGGATGCTGCGAAAGGTAATTTTAATGTAGCTGACGATTCTGAAGTCGTAACCAAAGGAGGATTCCGTAATTTTCCGATGAATAATTTCGGAGTGCTGTCTTCTCGTTTGAAACGGTTGGCTGCAAGTCCTGTGATGCCCGTTCCGCTTGTGGCAGGTCATGCAACGGATACTAAAACGATGTTTTGGAAAGGGGTAACGTTTAAGAATCTGGATACATTGGAGGAACGTTCTGCTACGGGTATGGATACGGAACGGGGAGTTTATGTCGTTTCTGTAGATGTCTTAGGTAGTAATCAAGTCCGAGATTTTATTGCTTCGAATGATGTTATTCTTAGTGTAAATGGAAAGCCGGTCAATAATTTAGATGATATGGAGGAGGCGTTGAAGCACGTGGATACAAGTAAAAAGGCAGAGCTTGTTATTTTCAGAAATCAGAAGGAACATAAAGTTGTTATTCCTCTTTGA
- a CDS encoding ATP-binding protein, producing MESFYRTHAYLVEHTNAPVRRDLMDEIDWSDRLIGIKGTRGVGKTTFLLQYAKEKFGTDRSCLFINMNNFYFSGHSIVDFANEFQKRGGKVLLIDQVFKHPEWSKELRMCYDRYPNLKIVFTGSSVMRLKEENLELRDIAKSYNLRGFSFREFLNLQTGMKFRAYSLEEILSTHEQIAKGVLSKVRPLDYFQDYLHHGFYPFFLEKRNFSENLLKTMNMMVEVDILLIKQIELKYLSKIKKLLYLLAVDGPKAPNVSQLASDIQTSRATVMNYIKYLADARLINLVYPKGEEFPKKPSKIMMHNSNLMYSIYPVKVEEQDVLETFFANSLWKDHKIHKGDKNASFMVDEVMPFKICPEGTKIKNNPDVTYALQKAEIGRGNQIPLWMFGFLY from the coding sequence ATGGAATCATTCTATCGCACACACGCTTACCTTGTTGAGCACACCAATGCCCCCGTTCGCCGCGATCTTATGGACGAGATTGACTGGAGTGACCGCCTGATTGGTATCAAAGGGACACGTGGCGTAGGAAAAACCACTTTCCTTCTCCAATACGCCAAAGAGAAATTCGGAACCGACCGTTCCTGTCTGTTCATCAACATGAACAATTTCTATTTCTCGGGGCATAGCATCGTAGACTTTGCCAACGAGTTTCAGAAACGTGGTGGAAAAGTTCTGCTGATCGACCAAGTGTTTAAGCATCCCGAATGGAGCAAAGAACTCCGTATGTGCTACGACCGTTATCCGAACCTGAAAATCGTATTCACCGGTTCGTCCGTGATGCGGCTGAAAGAAGAAAACCTCGAATTGCGTGATATTGCGAAAAGCTATAATCTTCGCGGATTCTCTTTCCGCGAATTTCTGAACCTGCAAACAGGTATGAAATTCCGGGCGTACAGTCTCGAAGAGATTCTCAGTACACACGAACAGATTGCCAAAGGAGTGCTTTCCAAAGTACGTCCGCTGGATTACTTTCAGGATTACCTGCATCATGGATTCTACCCCTTCTTCCTCGAAAAGCGTAACTTTTCGGAGAATCTGCTGAAGACAATGAACATGATGGTGGAAGTAGATATCCTGCTTATCAAACAAATTGAGCTGAAATATCTTTCAAAGATAAAAAAATTACTATATTTGTTGGCTGTCGACGGTCCGAAAGCTCCAAACGTCAGCCAACTGGCAAGCGACATACAGACATCCCGCGCAACGGTGATGAATTACATCAAGTATCTGGCAGATGCACGTCTCATTAATCTGGTTTATCCGAAAGGAGAAGAATTTCCCAAAAAACCGTCAAAGATTATGATGCACAACTCAAACTTGATGTATTCGATTTATCCGGTAAAGGTGGAGGAACAGGATGTACTTGAGACTTTCTTTGCCAACTCCTTATGGAAAGACCATAAAATACATAAAGGAGACAAAAATGCCTCTTTTATGGTGGATGAAGTAATGCCGTTCAAAATTTGCCCGGAAGGTACAAAAATAAAAAATAACCCGGATGTGACGTACGCGTTGCAAAAGGCGGAAATAGGTCGGGGCAACCAGATACCTCTCTGGATGTTCGGCTTTTTATACTAA
- the nifJ gene encoding pyruvate:ferredoxin (flavodoxin) oxidoreductase, protein MTKQKKFITCDGNQAAAHISYMFSEVAAIYPITPSSTMAEYVDEWAAAGRKNIFGETVLVQEMQSEGGAAGAVHGSLQAGALTTTYTASQGLLLMIPNMYKIAGEFLPCVFHVSARTLASHALCIFGDHQDVMSARQTGFAMLAEGSVQEVMDLAGVAHLSTIKSRVPFMNFFDGFRTSHEIQKIEMLENEDLAPLIDQEALAEFRARALNPMNPVARGMAENPDHFFQHRESCNNYYEAVPAIVEEYMNEISKITGRKYGLFDYYGAEDAERVIIAMGSVTEAAREAIDYLVANGEKVGMVAVHLYRPFSAKHFLAAVPKTAKTIAVLDRTKEPGANGEPLYLDVKDCFYGAENAPVIVGGRYGLGSKDTTPAQILSVFENLAMPMPKNHFTIGIVDDVTFTSLPQKEEIALGGEGMFEAKFYGLGADGTVGANKNSVKIIGDNTDKHCQAYFSYDSKKSGGFTCSHLRFGDTPIRSTYLVNTPNFVACHVQAYLHMYDVTRGLRKNGSFLLNTIWEGDELAKNLPNKVKKYFAQNNISVYYINATQIALEIGLGNRTNTILQSAFFRITGVIPVEQAVEQMKKFIVKSYGKKGEDVVNKNYAAVDRGGEYKQLTVDPAWANLPDDAKVENNDPAFINEVVRPINAQDGDLLPVSAFKGIEDGTWYQGTAKYEKRGVAAFVPEWNPENCIQCNKCAYVCPHASIRPFVLDAEEQKGAQFEQLKAVGKVFDGMTFRIQVDVLDCLGCGNCADICPGNPKKGGKALTMKHLESQLAEAANWEYCANNVKTKQHLVDIKSNVKNSQFATPLFEFSGACSGCGETPYVKLISQLFGDREMVANATGCSSIYSGSVPSTPYTKNENGHGPAWANSLFEDFCEFGLGMELANEKMRARIVKVMNEAIAADCTPADVKELFAEWINNMLDADKTKELAAKIIPVVEANKDKCNHCKQIAELQQYLVKRSQWIIGGDGASYDIGYGGLDHVIASGKDVNILVLDTEVYSNTGGQSSKATPVGAIAKFAAAGKRVRKKDLGLMATTYGYVYVAQIAMGADQAQTLKAIREAEAYPGPSLIIAYAPCINHGLKAGMGKSQEEEEKAVKCGYWHLWRYNPALEAEGKNPFQLDSKEPNWEDFQGFLKGEVRYASVMKQYPTEAEELFKAAEENAKWRYNSYKRLARENWGAE, encoded by the coding sequence ATGACTAAACAGAAGAAATTCATCACTTGTGACGGTAACCAAGCTGCAGCACATATCTCGTATATGTTCTCTGAAGTAGCAGCTATCTATCCGATCACTCCTTCTTCGACTATGGCTGAGTACGTAGACGAATGGGCTGCCGCAGGACGTAAGAACATCTTCGGCGAAACAGTATTGGTGCAGGAAATGCAATCTGAAGGCGGTGCTGCCGGTGCAGTTCACGGTTCTCTCCAGGCTGGTGCGTTGACTACTACTTACACTGCTTCTCAGGGTCTTCTCCTGATGATCCCTAACATGTACAAAATTGCCGGTGAATTCTTGCCATGCGTATTCCATGTATCAGCGCGTACATTGGCTTCTCACGCATTGTGTATCTTCGGTGACCATCAGGATGTAATGTCAGCTCGTCAGACTGGCTTTGCTATGTTGGCTGAAGGTTCTGTACAGGAAGTTATGGATTTGGCCGGTGTTGCTCACCTGTCTACTATCAAGTCACGCGTTCCTTTCATGAACTTCTTCGATGGTTTCCGTACTTCTCACGAAATCCAGAAGATCGAAATGTTGGAAAACGAAGATCTTGCTCCGCTGATTGATCAGGAAGCTTTGGCTGAATTCCGTGCCCGCGCACTGAATCCGATGAATCCGGTAGCCCGTGGTATGGCTGAAAACCCCGACCACTTCTTCCAACATCGTGAATCATGCAACAACTACTATGAAGCAGTTCCCGCTATCGTAGAAGAATACATGAATGAAATTTCTAAGATTACAGGTCGCAAATACGGTTTGTTTGATTACTACGGAGCAGAAGATGCAGAACGCGTAATTATCGCTATGGGTTCTGTAACGGAAGCTGCACGCGAAGCTATCGACTACTTGGTAGCAAACGGCGAAAAAGTGGGTATGGTTGCCGTACACTTGTATCGTCCGTTCTCTGCTAAACACTTCCTGGCTGCTGTACCTAAGACTGCTAAGACTATTGCAGTTCTTGACCGTACTAAAGAACCGGGTGCTAACGGCGAGCCTTTGTATCTTGACGTTAAAGACTGCTTCTACGGTGCAGAAAACGCTCCGGTTATCGTTGGCGGTCGCTACGGTCTGGGTTCTAAGGACACTACTCCTGCACAGATCCTTTCAGTATTCGAAAACCTGGCTATGCCGATGCCGAAGAACCACTTCACTATCGGTATCGTAGACGACGTTACTTTCACTTCTCTCCCTCAGAAAGAAGAAATCGCTTTGGGCGGCGAAGGTATGTTCGAAGCTAAATTCTACGGTTTGGGTGCTGACGGTACGGTAGGTGCCAACAAGAACTCTGTTAAGATTATCGGTGACAACACCGACAAACACTGTCAAGCTTACTTCTCTTATGACTCCAAGAAGTCAGGTGGGTTCACTTGTTCTCACTTGCGTTTCGGTGATACTCCTATCCGTTCTACTTACTTGGTAAACACTCCGAACTTCGTTGCTTGTCACGTTCAGGCTTACCTGCACATGTACGACGTAACACGTGGTTTGCGTAAGAACGGTTCTTTCTTGCTGAACACTATTTGGGAAGGTGATGAACTGGCTAAGAACTTGCCGAACAAGGTTAAGAAGTATTTCGCACAGAACAACATTTCTGTATATTATATCAACGCAACTCAGATTGCACTGGAAATTGGTTTGGGCAACCGTACCAACACTATCCTCCAATCCGCATTCTTCCGTATCACAGGTGTAATCCCTGTAGAACAAGCTGTTGAGCAGATGAAAAAATTCATCGTTAAGTCTTACGGCAAGAAGGGTGAAGACGTTGTCAACAAGAACTATGCTGCCGTTGACCGTGGTGGTGAATACAAACAGCTGACTGTTGACCCTGCATGGGCTAACTTGCCGGATGATGCAAAAGTTGAAAACAACGACCCTGCATTCATCAATGAAGTAGTTCGTCCGATCAATGCACAAGACGGTGATTTGCTGCCGGTATCTGCATTCAAGGGTATCGAAGACGGTACTTGGTATCAAGGTACTGCTAAATACGAAAAACGTGGTGTTGCTGCATTTGTTCCCGAATGGAATCCTGAAAACTGTATCCAATGTAACAAGTGTGCATACGTTTGTCCTCACGCTTCTATCCGTCCGTTCGTTCTCGATGCAGAAGAACAGAAGGGTGCTCAGTTCGAACAACTGAAAGCAGTAGGTAAAGTATTCGACGGTATGACATTCCGTATCCAAGTTGATGTTCTCGACTGTCTGGGTTGCGGAAACTGTGCTGACATCTGTCCGGGTAATCCGAAGAAGGGTGGCAAAGCATTGACCATGAAACATCTTGAAAGCCAATTGGCTGAAGCTGCTAATTGGGAATACTGCGCTAATAACGTGAAGACTAAACAACACTTGGTTGACATCAAGTCTAACGTGAAGAACTCTCAGTTCGCTACTCCGTTGTTCGAGTTCTCAGGTGCTTGCTCCGGTTGTGGTGAAACTCCGTACGTGAAGCTGATTTCTCAGTTGTTCGGTGACCGCGAAATGGTTGCTAACGCTACCGGATGTTCTTCTATCTACTCCGGTTCTGTTCCTTCTACTCCTTATACTAAGAACGAAAACGGTCACGGTCCTGCTTGGGCTAACTCACTGTTCGAAGACTTCTGCGAATTCGGTCTGGGTATGGAACTGGCTAACGAAAAGATGCGTGCACGTATCGTGAAGGTTATGAACGAAGCAATTGCTGCCGACTGCACTCCTGCTGACGTGAAAGAACTGTTCGCTGAATGGATCAACAATATGCTGGATGCTGACAAGACGAAAGAATTGGCAGCTAAGATTATCCCGGTTGTCGAAGCTAACAAAGATAAATGTAATCACTGCAAACAAATCGCTGAACTGCAACAATATCTTGTTAAACGCAGCCAGTGGATTATCGGTGGTGACGGTGCTTCTTACGATATCGGTTACGGTGGTCTTGACCATGTAATCGCATCAGGTAAGGATGTTAACATCCTCGTTCTGGATACTGAGGTTTACTCTAACACAGGTGGTCAGTCTTCTAAGGCTACTCCGGTGGGTGCTATCGCTAAGTTTGCTGCTGCTGGTAAGCGCGTTCGTAAGAAAGACCTTGGTCTGATGGCTACTACTTACGGTTACGTATATGTTGCTCAGATTGCTATGGGTGCTGACCAGGCTCAAACTCTGAAAGCTATCCGCGAAGCAGAAGCATATCCCGGACCATCTTTGATTATCGCTTACGCTCCGTGTATCAACCACGGTCTGAAAGCCGGTATGGGTAAGAGCCAGGAAGAAGAAGAAAAGGCTGTTAAGTGCGGTTACTGGCACTTGTGGCGTTACAACCCGGCTTTGGAAGCAGAAGGTAAGAATCCGTTCCAGTTGGATAGCAAAGAACCGAACTGGGAAGATTTCCAAGGTTTCTTGAAGGGTGAAGTTCGTTACGCTTCTGTAATGAAACAATATCCTACTGAAGCTGAAGAACTGTTCAAAGCTGCTGAAGAAAACGCTAAATGGCGTTACAACAGCTACAAACGTCTGGCTAGAGAAAACTGGGGTGCTGAATAA
- a CDS encoding glycine betaine ABC transporter substrate-binding protein, whose amino-acid sequence MRIYKLVGIVLSALLLLVSCTNSDVDKKKVKIAYANWLEGIAMSHLAKVVLEEQGYEVELQNADLAPIFVSMSGKKSDVFLDAWLPITMKDYLNQYGDSLEFLGEVYGEARVGLVVPQYVTINSIDELAANKDRFSSEIVGIDAGAGIMKTTDKAISAYGLDGYTLMTSSSSTMLASLKKAMDKGEWIVITGWTPHWMFDQFDLKFLNDPKKVYGDLEEIHAVAWKGFSEKDPFAAEFFANIKLTTEELSSFMTAMKDARMNEEEIARKWRKEHRELVDSWIPKSKNK is encoded by the coding sequence ATGAGAATATATAAATTAGTAGGAATAGTATTGTCCGCCCTGCTTTTACTGGTTTCCTGTACGAATTCGGACGTAGATAAAAAGAAAGTGAAAATAGCTTATGCCAATTGGTTGGAAGGTATTGCCATGAGTCACTTGGCTAAGGTGGTACTGGAAGAACAAGGTTACGAAGTCGAATTGCAAAACGCAGACCTTGCTCCGATTTTCGTATCTATGTCAGGAAAGAAATCAGATGTCTTTTTGGATGCTTGGTTGCCGATAACGATGAAAGATTACTTGAACCAATACGGAGATAGCCTTGAATTCTTGGGTGAGGTTTATGGAGAAGCACGTGTCGGACTGGTCGTACCACAATATGTTACCATTAATTCCATAGACGAACTGGCAGCCAATAAAGACCGTTTTTCTTCTGAAATAGTAGGAATCGATGCCGGTGCAGGAATTATGAAAACCACAGATAAGGCGATCTCTGCTTACGGACTTGACGGATACACTCTTATGACTTCAAGTAGCTCAACTATGCTGGCGTCTCTGAAGAAAGCAATGGATAAAGGAGAATGGATTGTTATTACAGGCTGGACACCACATTGGATGTTTGACCAGTTTGATTTGAAATTTCTGAATGATCCGAAGAAAGTATATGGTGACCTTGAAGAGATACATGCTGTTGCTTGGAAAGGATTCAGTGAGAAAGACCCGTTTGCTGCTGAATTCTTTGCAAATATCAAATTGACGACGGAAGAACTTAGTTCTTTTATGACAGCTATGAAAGACGCCCGCATGAACGAAGAAGAAATAGCGCGTAAGTGGAGAAAAGAACATCGTGAATTGGTCGACAGTTGGATTCCGAAATCAAAGAATAAATAA